One window of the bacterium genome contains the following:
- a CDS encoding ABC transporter permease: protein MRLTPDNWLLGLFMRGLFSIKKVPFSAAALGLAAMFFSGFVTFRPNRIAVGKAVFLTQTQGYLWVAVVILWTILILLSALRIPGRMHLFSTGSLSSTLILLLMATAARHASWTTQNAGSIARTSLGPAFWTLLFALIVILTDTWQRSGKEKNFITTMGIVTGGILLGMLVSGDLDMLSIMREYANRKERFSGELLTHLALAGSSVGLALGLGIPLGLLAHRKKTLYAPTFFTLNTLQTFPSLALFGILIPVLAAATLKFPVLTDMGIKGIGAAPAIIALTVYSLLPVARNTYIGFTTVDPGAIEAGTGMGMTRSQLLFRVEIPIASPVILNGIRVALVQAIGLTAVAALIGAGGLGVFIFQGLGQAANDLILLGAIPTIFIAVLVDSLMGGIIRILQPKGLR, encoded by the coding sequence TTGCGGCTGACTCCTGACAACTGGCTACTGGGTCTTTTCATGCGGGGTCTTTTCTCCATCAAAAAAGTACCCTTCAGCGCTGCTGCGTTGGGATTGGCAGCCATGTTTTTTTCCGGCTTCGTCACCTTCCGACCCAACAGAATTGCTGTGGGAAAAGCGGTGTTTCTAACCCAGACCCAGGGGTATCTATGGGTCGCAGTAGTAATATTATGGACCATACTTATCCTCCTTTCCGCCCTGCGCATCCCCGGTCGGATGCACCTCTTCTCCACCGGTTCGCTTTCGTCGACCCTCATCCTTTTACTTATGGCCACCGCCGCAAGGCACGCCTCATGGACGACCCAGAATGCCGGATCCATAGCCCGGACCTCCCTCGGTCCGGCCTTCTGGACACTCCTGTTTGCCCTCATCGTCATCCTGACAGATACATGGCAAAGATCGGGCAAGGAGAAGAATTTCATCACTACAATGGGAATTGTCACTGGGGGGATCCTCCTGGGGATGCTGGTCTCCGGCGACCTTGATATGCTTTCCATCATGCGTGAATATGCCAATCGGAAGGAACGTTTCTCTGGTGAACTGTTAACACACCTGGCACTTGCTGGCTCATCGGTGGGGCTTGCCCTTGGCCTGGGGATTCCACTGGGCCTGCTGGCACACAGAAAAAAAACCTTGTATGCACCTACATTCTTTACCCTCAATACCCTGCAAACCTTTCCGAGTCTTGCCCTCTTCGGCATACTCATACCGGTCCTGGCGGCGGCGACTCTGAAATTTCCAGTCCTTACCGATATGGGGATAAAAGGTATTGGGGCCGCCCCGGCCATCATTGCCCTCACCGTCTATTCTCTCCTACCGGTGGCACGTAACACCTATATCGGGTTTACGACGGTGGATCCTGGGGCTATCGAAGCGGGAACGGGAATGGGCATGACCCGATCGCAGCTCCTTTTCAGAGTTGAGATCCCCATCGCCTCTCCAGTTATCCTCAACGGAATACGGGTTGCTCTTGTGCAGGCCATCGGCCTTACCGCGGTAGCGGCACTCATTGGCGCCGGAGGGTTGGGGGTGTTTATTTTCCAGGGGCTGGGACAGGCAGCTAACGATCTGATCCTCCTGGGAGCCATCCCGACGATCTTCATTGCAGTCCTCGTCGATTCCCTTATGGGTGGCATTATTCGGATACTGCAACCGAAAGGTCTCAGATGA
- a CDS encoding DUF1844 domain-containing protein, producing MTDDEKKEKEFKVEDRRTSSVTEGDENNPPESRDGPIDDEGEEGQPAKADRPGETLKVDFPTFIFSLFSSALIQLGEMADPITGAMDPNLVSAQQTIDIIDVLRVKTEGNLSEEESKLLENVSAELKWKYLDAVKKKD from the coding sequence ATGACAGACGATGAGAAGAAGGAAAAGGAATTCAAAGTAGAGGACCGCCGCACTTCATCCGTTACCGAAGGTGACGAGAATAACCCGCCGGAATCCCGAGATGGTCCCATTGACGATGAGGGGGAAGAAGGGCAGCCTGCCAAAGCCGATCGTCCCGGAGAAACTCTCAAAGTCGATTTCCCAACATTTATCTTTTCCCTTTTCAGCTCTGCCCTTATTCAGTTAGGTGAAATGGCGGACCCCATAACGGGGGCCATGGACCCTAACCTTGTATCCGCTCAGCAGACCATCGATATTATCGATGTCCTCCGGGTGAAAACCGAGGGGAACCTTTCAGAGGAGGAGAGTAAGCTGCTGGAGAACGTCTCGGCCGAGCTGAAATGGAAATATCTCGATGCCGTCAAAAAGAAAGACTAG
- a CDS encoding ABC transporter substrate-binding protein has translation MSLISFTVVIILILTISPALSADKVVVASKIDTEGALLGNMIILMLENGGIATENKTEFGPTPMVRKAIAAGQIDIYPEYTGNGAFFFGLADDPLWKDAAKGFGKVKELDMESNSIVWLTPAPANNTWAIAGRKDVVDKNKIHSLEDFARFVNDGGKVKLAGSEEFVNSAAALPAFQEAYGFNLRKDQLLTLSGGNTAQTEKAAAQGVNGVNFTMAYGTDGQLAALGLIVLKDTKAVQPVYEPAPIVRKEVLDKYPGIEVILKPVFESLDLVILQTLNARIQVEGLDAKAVAKGYLKEKGFIK, from the coding sequence ATGAGCCTGATATCCTTTACCGTTGTCATCATCCTTATTCTAACGATCTCACCTGCCCTGTCAGCAGACAAGGTCGTCGTGGCCTCCAAGATCGACACGGAGGGTGCTCTGCTTGGGAACATGATTATCCTCATGCTGGAGAATGGCGGCATCGCCACTGAAAACAAGACAGAGTTCGGCCCCACGCCCATGGTCCGGAAGGCCATCGCAGCTGGACAGATAGACATCTATCCGGAATACACTGGTAACGGTGCCTTCTTCTTTGGTCTTGCCGACGATCCTCTTTGGAAAGATGCGGCTAAAGGCTTTGGGAAGGTCAAGGAACTTGACATGGAGAGCAACAGCATTGTCTGGCTGACTCCTGCCCCTGCCAACAATACCTGGGCCATTGCCGGGCGAAAAGATGTGGTGGACAAAAACAAAATACATAGCCTCGAGGATTTCGCCAGGTTCGTCAACGACGGGGGCAAGGTCAAACTCGCCGGAAGCGAGGAGTTCGTGAACAGCGCTGCCGCCCTGCCGGCGTTCCAGGAAGCCTACGGGTTCAATCTGCGCAAGGACCAGCTCCTCACTCTGTCGGGAGGCAATACGGCTCAAACAGAAAAGGCCGCCGCCCAGGGAGTGAACGGTGTGAACTTTACCATGGCCTACGGAACCGATGGCCAGCTGGCAGCTCTTGGCCTTATCGTTCTGAAGGATACCAAAGCTGTTCAGCCGGTTTACGAACCGGCTCCCATCGTGAGGAAGGAGGTCCTGGACAAATATCCCGGGATCGAGGTTATTCTGAAACCGGTTTTCGAATCCCTCGACCTGGTGATCCTCCAGACACTCAACGCAAGGATCCAGGTTGAAGGTTTGGACGCGAAAGCGGTGGCCAAGGGCTACCTGAAGGAAAAAGGGTTTATTAAGTAA
- a CDS encoding ABC transporter ATP-binding protein, with product MISLNQVTKEYPGKIAVDELTFEVEDGEFCVIIGPSGCGKSTTLRMINRLIPVSGGSITLDGKDIYNYRPEELRRQIGYAIQSVGLFPHMTVARNIGIVPQLMNWDMSRIRRRTDELLDLLNLDPGVYRDQYPRQLSGGEAQRVGVARALAADPAILLMDEPFGAIDPITRESLQTEFARIQKELKKTIVFVTHDIDEAIRIATRILVLKDGKLVQYDTPENIMTAPAGRFVTEFIGTDRALKRLSRLPAGNYMKNAPNIRDSDPLQSAAGLIAEHFYLWVLAHDGTVLGWLDENSLKSGEPTAGLAMTSLDFRMSAVDTDSTLKEALSRMVQQGIRSAPVVDMKGVLLGEIRMGDILEA from the coding sequence ATGATAAGCCTGAACCAGGTGACAAAGGAATATCCCGGAAAAATCGCAGTGGATGAACTTACTTTCGAGGTCGAGGACGGTGAATTCTGCGTGATCATCGGACCCTCCGGGTGTGGTAAATCAACGACGCTCAGAATGATAAACCGGCTCATCCCGGTTTCCGGAGGGAGTATCACCCTCGACGGGAAGGATATATACAATTACCGTCCAGAGGAACTGCGACGCCAGATAGGGTACGCCATCCAGAGTGTGGGGCTGTTCCCCCACATGACAGTGGCAAGGAACATCGGGATTGTGCCCCAGCTCATGAATTGGGATATGTCAAGGATCAGACGGCGCACTGACGAACTCCTTGATCTGCTTAACCTGGACCCTGGTGTCTACCGGGACCAGTACCCCCGTCAACTTTCAGGAGGTGAAGCACAGCGGGTGGGTGTGGCAAGAGCTCTTGCCGCTGACCCTGCCATCCTCCTGATGGATGAGCCGTTCGGGGCCATCGATCCCATCACGCGGGAGTCTCTCCAGACCGAATTCGCCAGAATCCAGAAGGAACTGAAGAAAACCATCGTTTTTGTCACCCACGACATCGATGAGGCGATCCGCATTGCCACGCGTATCCTGGTTCTCAAAGATGGGAAACTGGTGCAGTACGACACGCCGGAAAACATAATGACCGCCCCGGCCGGACGGTTCGTCACAGAGTTCATCGGTACCGATAGAGCTTTGAAAAGGCTGTCCCGGCTGCCTGCGGGCAACTATATGAAAAATGCTCCAAATATAAGGGATTCGGATCCCCTCCAATCTGCAGCCGGGCTGATCGCCGAGCATTTTTACCTTTGGGTCCTCGCCCATGACGGCACAGTTCTTGGCTGGCTGGATGAGAACAGTTTGAAAAGTGGTGAACCAACAGCTGGTCTTGCCATGACCAGCTTGGATTTCAGGATGTCAGCTGTCGATACCGATTCAACCCTCAAGGAAGCTCTTTCCCGCATGGTCCAACAGGGGATCCGCAGCGCTCCCGTTGTGGACATGAAAGGAGTGCTTCTGGGTGAGATCAGGATGGGAGATATTCTTGAGGCGTGA
- a CDS encoding ABC transporter permease — translation MTSTTKKQILTLGSLTVVFLVLTFWKEPWLISMSWLFPSLDPKLDKVIYDMAFFSQLVLEHGILVLVSSGLATVLGLAAGIAVTRSWGRDFLPAVSALASMGQTFPPVAILALAVPVIGFGFKPTIIALFLYGLLPILRNTITGIDAVASDVLEAAYGMGMTPYQVLRQVEIPLAMPVILAGIRISTVINIGTATLGATIGAGGLGKPIIAGLISENPAFVLEGAILVGLFAIIVDTALGVLSVKTGSGV, via the coding sequence ATGACATCAACCACAAAAAAACAGATCCTTACTCTCGGTTCCCTGACGGTGGTTTTCCTCGTTCTCACCTTCTGGAAAGAACCGTGGCTGATATCGATGTCATGGCTTTTCCCCTCACTGGACCCCAAACTCGATAAAGTCATCTACGATATGGCTTTCTTCAGCCAGCTCGTCCTGGAACATGGGATACTGGTACTGGTATCAAGCGGTCTGGCAACCGTACTCGGTCTCGCCGCCGGGATCGCTGTGACCCGTTCCTGGGGTCGTGATTTCCTGCCCGCTGTGAGCGCCCTGGCCTCCATGGGCCAGACCTTTCCACCGGTAGCCATCCTTGCCCTGGCCGTACCTGTGATTGGTTTTGGGTTCAAACCCACCATAATTGCTCTCTTCCTGTACGGCCTCCTCCCCATCCTTCGCAATACGATAACCGGGATCGATGCGGTGGCTTCAGACGTACTGGAAGCAGCCTACGGAATGGGCATGACACCGTACCAGGTCCTCCGCCAGGTGGAGATCCCCCTTGCCATGCCGGTGATCCTTGCCGGCATACGTATTTCCACCGTGATCAATATTGGAACGGCCACCCTGGGGGCCACCATCGGTGCCGGGGGCCTGGGAAAACCCATTATCGCCGGCCTGATCAGCGAGAACCCCGCCTTTGTACTGGAAGGGGCCATACTCGTAGGGTTGTTCGCCATTATCGTGGACACGGCACTGGGAGTGCTCTCTGTAAAAACAGGGTCCGGGGTTTAG
- a CDS encoding chalcone isomerase family protein, which translates to MKKTDLLTLVLIFAFTIAPTTLLAGELAGVTLDNTLRIGGDTVTLAGMGIRTKTFLKVKVYVAGLYMKNRSNDPAAVIGSEQAKAIVMSFLYKEVEGEKLQESWREGFEANTPSAGPELKKQMDQFVSLFSASAMEGDKYIFAYEPGIGTTVNLKGDIKATIPGADFASALMAIWFGDKLGDGGLKTLKKDLLKGI; encoded by the coding sequence ATGAAAAAAACAGATCTTCTGACGCTTGTACTGATCTTTGCTTTCACCATCGCACCTACTACACTACTGGCAGGTGAACTTGCCGGGGTTACCCTGGACAACACCCTCCGGATCGGAGGGGATACCGTTACTCTGGCAGGGATGGGGATCAGGACCAAAACTTTTCTCAAGGTCAAAGTCTATGTTGCAGGCCTGTACATGAAAAACCGGTCCAACGACCCAGCTGCTGTTATAGGATCGGAGCAGGCCAAGGCCATTGTAATGAGCTTCCTGTACAAAGAGGTTGAAGGAGAAAAGCTGCAGGAAAGCTGGCGCGAGGGATTTGAAGCCAATACTCCATCAGCCGGGCCGGAGCTGAAAAAACAAATGGACCAATTCGTATCCCTTTTTTCAGCATCGGCCATGGAAGGTGATAAATATATCTTCGCCTATGAACCCGGTATCGGTACAACAGTCAACCTCAAGGGCGACATTAAGGCAACAATTCCGGGAGCGGATTTTGCCAGCGCTCTCATGGCCATTTGGTTTGGTGACAAGCTGGGGGACGGAGGGTTGAAGACCCTGAAAAAAGACCTACTCAAGGGCATTTAA
- a CDS encoding tetratricopeptide repeat protein has product MTKFKILVLPLLLCAVFLANPALAIEVSEITVDFPLSEVLDIKAPESDTTAQLSQGGTSTKLWRAPWEDDWYSYRQNVLRGNFSEAEKSLEKVLAHKKRKGIPNLFHPAAALLVEASSARKQGRYEDALKIIAYAKELAPDDPGPHFQRARTIWSQNQLRALSSLDALLEGWGTFFKDFRSFFPWGMGVVLWLLVAMTISSLLTILLFTPRVIPRIAHDLSHIIKVPQWLWFIAIPIVLAAAVILGLPVVVWVLLVALIMMLHLANQERIAVGLALLFLSALPLLIHVLALSEAYYSDSRPSQIYMAERGGEGTKTLEDLHQLRVKEPENSQVLSVLGVVLKRSSRIREAESYLLKAIALSPDSPAIINNLGNVLVQTGRVDAAIDYYRQALRYEDDPRIHYNLSQALRENLQLEEGEKEFRIAQERAPELASSLMALQQEYGQRVTLDIYGEASRYLLDALSLDQQGRQWREALWSGIVPMIPFTFSWILFPASAAILFLGLPLSGRMNLSRRCRRCNRMHCHKCNQSSSDALCAQCKQIFIVRSGVDPASRVKKMMHILRFTKTRALVSRVATVLLPGMGHIYLGVGWQSLVLITLSVMFWTKWILWYGVFRNTTLLDIQAGLFSKVLFGILLGAFYLLALKNVSDRLEEN; this is encoded by the coding sequence ATGACCAAATTCAAAATCCTCGTCCTTCCTCTGCTTTTATGCGCGGTCTTTCTGGCAAACCCCGCACTGGCCATAGAGGTCAGTGAAATTACCGTTGATTTCCCCCTTTCAGAGGTGCTGGATATTAAGGCGCCTGAGTCGGATACAACGGCCCAGCTCAGCCAGGGTGGCACCTCTACCAAGTTATGGCGAGCACCCTGGGAAGATGACTGGTACTCCTATCGCCAGAATGTTCTGCGCGGTAATTTCAGTGAGGCAGAAAAGAGTCTTGAAAAGGTCCTTGCACACAAGAAGAGGAAAGGAATCCCGAACCTCTTCCACCCGGCCGCTGCCCTCCTCGTGGAAGCTTCGTCGGCAAGGAAACAGGGGCGTTACGAAGACGCTTTAAAGATCATCGCCTATGCAAAGGAGCTGGCCCCGGATGACCCGGGGCCACATTTTCAAAGAGCCCGCACTATCTGGAGTCAAAATCAGCTAAGGGCTCTTTCTTCCCTGGATGCTCTCCTGGAAGGGTGGGGGACTTTTTTCAAAGATTTTCGGTCTTTCTTCCCCTGGGGTATGGGCGTGGTTCTCTGGCTCCTGGTAGCTATGACGATATCTTCTCTTCTGACGATTTTACTTTTTACTCCCAGGGTAATACCCCGAATAGCCCACGATCTCTCCCATATCATTAAGGTCCCTCAGTGGCTGTGGTTTATTGCTATCCCTATCGTACTGGCTGCCGCGGTTATTCTCGGCTTACCGGTTGTCGTCTGGGTTCTGCTCGTCGCTTTGATCATGATGCTGCACCTCGCGAATCAGGAGAGGATCGCAGTCGGTCTTGCACTCCTCTTCTTGTCTGCTTTGCCGCTTCTCATCCATGTCCTGGCTCTGAGCGAAGCCTATTATTCTGATTCCCGCCCTTCCCAGATATACATGGCGGAAAGGGGTGGTGAAGGGACAAAAACTCTGGAGGATCTGCACCAGCTGCGTGTAAAGGAGCCGGAAAACAGTCAGGTCCTTTCTGTGCTTGGAGTTGTTCTCAAGAGATCCAGTCGCATACGCGAGGCGGAATCGTATCTTCTTAAAGCCATAGCGCTATCCCCGGATTCACCCGCCATCATCAACAACCTGGGCAACGTACTGGTACAGACCGGGCGCGTTGACGCTGCCATAGACTATTATAGACAGGCCCTGAGATATGAAGACGATCCGCGTATCCATTACAACCTCAGCCAGGCGCTCAGGGAGAACCTTCAACTGGAAGAGGGTGAGAAAGAATTCCGCATTGCCCAGGAAAGGGCGCCTGAATTGGCAAGTTCCCTGATGGCCCTGCAACAGGAATATGGGCAACGTGTTACTTTGGATATCTATGGCGAGGCAAGTCGCTATTTGCTGGATGCTCTTTCCCTTGATCAACAGGGCAGGCAATGGCGGGAAGCCCTGTGGTCAGGGATCGTTCCCATGATCCCCTTTACCTTTTCCTGGATACTTTTTCCGGCGTCGGCAGCGATCCTGTTCCTTGGGCTGCCCCTCAGTGGGAGAATGAACCTGTCGAGAAGGTGCCGGCGATGCAACAGAATGCATTGCCACAAGTGCAACCAGTCAAGTTCCGATGCCCTGTGTGCCCAGTGCAAACAGATCTTCATCGTCAGAAGCGGCGTTGATCCAGCCAGCCGTGTGAAGAAAATGATGCATATCCTGAGGTTCACAAAGACAAGGGCACTTGTTTCAAGGGTCGCCACTGTTCTACTCCCGGGGATGGGGCACATCTACCTGGGTGTGGGTTGGCAGTCTCTGGTGCTTATTACACTATCTGTGATGTTCTGGACCAAGTGGATCCTGTGGTACGGGGTTTTCAGGAACACGACCTTGCTGGATATCCAGGCAGGGCTGTTTTCAAAGGTTCTCTTCGGGATACTCCTGGGTGCTTTTTACCTGCTTGCGCTGAAAAACGTGAGCGACAGGCTGGAGGAGAATTAA
- a CDS encoding redoxin domain-containing protein yields MAPSGAYAESKVFGQGKVPLYVSVPDGKPTNEPKVGEQAPDFTLTSVEDSRVTLSDYRGKKNVLLSFLPAAFTPVUTGQLAAYEELKDLFVQLDTQVLGVLTDNLPSLKAWAKGINVSFPVLSDFWPHGHTSLKYDVLRSEGVAERAIFVIDKKGIIRYIDVHNINDDPGMNAIIRTLEEIEGKGQ; encoded by the coding sequence TTGGCACCATCCGGTGCTTATGCCGAGAGCAAGGTTTTCGGGCAGGGGAAAGTTCCTCTGTACGTAAGCGTCCCGGATGGGAAGCCTACCAACGAACCGAAAGTTGGTGAACAGGCGCCTGATTTTACCCTTACAAGCGTTGAGGATAGCAGGGTAACCCTTAGCGATTACAGGGGAAAAAAGAATGTACTGCTCAGTTTTCTGCCGGCAGCGTTCACACCTGTCTGAACGGGTCAGCTTGCTGCTTACGAAGAGCTCAAGGATCTCTTCGTTCAGCTTGATACCCAGGTTCTGGGTGTGCTTACAGACAACCTCCCGAGCCTCAAAGCCTGGGCCAAGGGGATCAACGTTTCCTTTCCTGTCCTGAGTGATTTCTGGCCCCATGGTCATACCTCGCTCAAATACGATGTGCTCAGGTCTGAAGGTGTTGCGGAAAGGGCTATATTCGTCATCGACAAAAAGGGGATTATCCGGTACATCGACGTTCACAACATCAACGATGACCCGGGCATGAACGCAATCATCAGGACCCTGGAAGAGATAGAAGGGAAAGGACAGTAA
- the mazG gene encoding nucleoside triphosphate pyrophosphohydrolase, with protein sequence MTVTKRPIDELLEIMTILRGPEGCPWDKGQTHESLKPYVVEEAYELVEAVEGGQNGEIKEELGDLLLQIIFHSQIAAEAGRFDFDDVVQGIIEKLLRRHPHVFGGERAANEAEALHNWERIKAETEGKKKTKRHPGTPILHRALRMQEKAVSFGFDWEETSQLFEKLEEEITEVQEAVASGNREEITEEIGDLLFMAVNLSRYLDIHPEDALERSMNKFTKRFRSMEEMAALDNRPLEDMELGEMEKYWERAKIQNAGRRTQNTE encoded by the coding sequence GTGACTGTCACAAAACGACCCATTGATGAACTTCTCGAGATCATGACGATACTCAGAGGGCCTGAAGGCTGCCCGTGGGACAAAGGGCAGACCCACGAATCACTGAAGCCCTACGTCGTGGAGGAAGCTTATGAACTGGTGGAAGCGGTGGAAGGAGGTCAGAACGGCGAGATCAAGGAAGAGCTTGGTGACCTTCTGCTCCAGATTATTTTCCACAGCCAGATAGCCGCGGAAGCCGGCAGATTTGACTTCGATGACGTAGTCCAGGGGATCATCGAAAAGCTCCTGCGGCGCCATCCCCATGTTTTTGGCGGGGAAAGGGCCGCCAATGAAGCGGAGGCTCTTCACAACTGGGAGCGTATTAAAGCTGAAACGGAAGGGAAAAAGAAAACAAAAAGGCACCCGGGCACCCCTATCCTCCACCGCGCGCTGCGAATGCAGGAAAAGGCAGTGAGTTTCGGCTTCGACTGGGAGGAGACATCCCAACTGTTCGAGAAGTTGGAAGAGGAGATCACAGAAGTACAAGAGGCCGTCGCCAGTGGCAACCGTGAGGAGATCACCGAGGAGATAGGCGACCTGCTGTTTATGGCGGTCAACTTGTCCCGCTACCTCGATATCCATCCCGAGGACGCACTGGAAAGGTCCATGAACAAGTTCACCAAACGGTTTCGATCTATGGAAGAAATGGCCGCATTGGATAACCGGCCCCTTGAGGATATGGAGCTTGGCGAGATGGAGAAGTATTGGGAAAGAGCAAAAATTCAGAATGCAGGACGCAGAACGCAGAACACAGAATGA
- a CDS encoding cytochrome c3 family protein → MRFIQARSVLCWINTYNPGRFFPSAAVFCVIAVLFATTLTETAYCATTGDLDLTGRLEQYAKKVERIKNPHEISCSECHVQLGNGRFLQYLVDDDTISLCLECHTPSHLHPVGVPASSDTDVLLQIWLPLGKGTLGDQVICLSCHYMHSDEYRPFLLRGDTEKKKTRQDNLCSACHKGSMYTRSPHDETSESCTFCHISRPEEGQKLSEILNSNVQASCDFCHDALGNGHYLAVNPFGDPDKTWDFEALGIPLIQGRFTCVSCHDPHDTANRKKKMLRPVYLSLAIASDRINPHWKNVMCISCHFGDPVDGNPMLLTGSDRSAVCDRCHNGRFARRDIHPVGMVPSSNVVIPLEMPLAEGKVTCVTCHDSSLQEGGEEKKSVGKVNPDFLRGGYTVRNEFCFRCHKAEQFGKLNAHLQLDEWGIVRPQSCLFCHTSLPDQQVLGIESAGFKDESIDEYCTCCHEGLDKGHPVGGDHLVEPSDDVLAVIEGAVEKIGVKLPLYNNRVTCVTCHNPHEAGVIKHKAAAKGAGNKKRLRLSGDNIMMICLGCHKGM, encoded by the coding sequence ATGAGGTTTATTCAGGCCAGATCTGTTTTGTGCTGGATAAATACTTATAATCCGGGCCGCTTTTTCCCATCCGCTGCAGTCTTCTGTGTCATTGCTGTTTTGTTCGCTACAACGTTAACTGAAACAGCTTACTGCGCCACCACAGGTGACCTTGACCTCACAGGTCGTCTGGAACAGTACGCCAAGAAAGTTGAACGGATAAAAAACCCCCACGAAATATCCTGTTCCGAGTGTCACGTCCAACTGGGAAATGGCCGGTTCCTTCAGTATCTGGTGGACGACGATACGATCTCTCTTTGCCTCGAGTGTCACACCCCTTCACACCTCCATCCGGTGGGAGTTCCCGCGTCCAGCGATACCGACGTACTCCTTCAGATCTGGCTGCCTCTGGGAAAAGGAACCCTTGGCGACCAGGTCATATGCCTCAGCTGTCACTACATGCACTCCGACGAATACAGACCTTTCCTGCTCAGAGGCGACACTGAGAAGAAGAAAACAAGGCAGGACAACCTTTGTTCGGCCTGTCACAAAGGATCTATGTACACCCGTTCCCCCCACGATGAGACGAGCGAGTCGTGCACCTTTTGTCACATATCGAGACCCGAAGAGGGCCAGAAATTATCCGAGATCCTCAACTCCAACGTTCAAGCCAGTTGTGATTTTTGCCACGATGCTCTGGGCAACGGACATTATCTTGCGGTCAACCCCTTCGGCGATCCGGACAAGACGTGGGATTTCGAGGCCCTGGGGATCCCCCTGATCCAGGGACGCTTTACCTGTGTCAGTTGCCACGATCCCCACGATACTGCTAATCGTAAAAAGAAGATGCTCCGTCCCGTTTATCTTTCGTTGGCAATAGCTTCGGATCGCATCAACCCCCACTGGAAGAATGTGATGTGCATCTCATGCCATTTCGGTGATCCGGTGGACGGAAACCCCATGCTCCTGACAGGAAGCGATCGCAGCGCCGTTTGTGATCGGTGTCATAACGGGCGGTTCGCACGAAGAGATATCCATCCCGTGGGTATGGTTCCATCATCAAACGTTGTCATACCCCTCGAAATGCCTCTGGCCGAAGGAAAAGTCACATGTGTCACTTGCCACGACTCATCCCTGCAGGAAGGTGGGGAGGAAAAAAAATCGGTGGGGAAGGTAAATCCGGATTTTTTACGAGGCGGCTACACGGTTCGTAACGAGTTCTGCTTCCGGTGCCACAAGGCGGAACAGTTTGGAAAACTGAACGCCCATCTGCAGCTGGACGAATGGGGTATTGTCAGACCCCAGTCCTGTCTCTTCTGCCACACTTCTCTTCCGGATCAACAGGTGCTGGGGATCGAGAGCGCCGGGTTTAAGGACGAGTCCATAGATGAATACTGCACATGCTGCCACGAAGGCTTGGATAAAGGTCATCCGGTGGGTGGTGACCACCTCGTAGAACCTTCAGATGATGTGTTAGCCGTTATAGAAGGAGCTGTGGAAAAGATCGGTGTAAAGCTGCCTCTTTATAATAACCGTGTAACCTGCGTCACCTGCCACAATCCCCATGAAGCAGGGGTGATCAAACATAAGGCTGCTGCCAAGGGCGCGGGGAACAAAAAACGTCTCAGGCTTTCCGGGGACAACATAATGATGATCTGCCTCGGGTGTCATAAGGGGATGTAA